The following is a genomic window from Episyrphus balteatus chromosome 1, idEpiBalt1.1, whole genome shotgun sequence.
TTCTTATCTCAAGTTCGAAGTTTATTAAGAATGAAAAGGTAACTCGTCGTATCGTATCTATTcgttactttttttcaatatatgcCAGCGTGTTTGGAAATCTACATTCTACAATACAAGCGCATTCAGAATAGAATTCTAAATCATGAAGTTATCTagtaaaatttagttttcattTGCAAAGCTTAGAAAAATGATAttgacaaatacaaatacaGTTTACTTCTTGCCTTCTtcttattttcttcattttcttcttaaaattcCAGTACGACTATTTTTAAGGGCAATATAGTCACTTGAAAAAGATcaacaattttagaaattttttttttatcctttaatATTTTCCGCTTGTTTAGATCAAATTAAcacaaaaatcaaatcaaattttttctcCACTTAAGAGGTTACTTGTGGGTAACCTCTTTatatattctattttttttccaagCTTCAAAAATGTACTCATATTTCCAAATCCGAACCGCTTTCACTCAAACTTTATAGTTCAATATAGCCATTGCAAgccaaaactttatttaaatagttttagACCAATAATTTTGGACTAAAAAGAGATATTCATATTTATGAAGGACAGAATAGTTGACCAACAATTTTTAGTTATAATTTATCATGTAACAGCTTTATTTTGCTATACGATCCACGTGAGAGCAATGCTTAAACAAtactttcaaaatcaattttaagaaattaaacacGGGAACCGAAAGATTCGATTGAATCGGATAGCTGAATGCGGTTGAAAACCCGTCAATTTTTTCACTTCATAATATCACAGAATGGTATTTGATCTAAATGGCTACAACTTTTAAGGACAGAAAAAACCTGCAAAACCTAATTATGACTTGTTACACTTGATAGCAAACGTGAATGAAATAATTGAATGCTCCAAATTTCACAAAAGAAACAAACTCAAGCTTAAAATCTATTTGACCATGTTCACAGTTACAAGTTATTTGTTAGAAGCAGGAACTTAATCCAACAGTCACCGTCATCTTCTATTACTAATTTCAaagacaaatacaaaaaaaaaaaacttcaccgTGTTCACTAACCCAATGTAACAACCTcactataataaataaaaaaaattcattcatttattataTTCTCAATAGAATAAAAACTGCATTATTTACGtgtatgtaaattttttgttcaaatttaaattaattaaaacaaaaaaaataaaaaaagtcaacaacaacaacgtcgTCGTCAGTTGTAGAAAGTTATTCCTAAAGTGTCACTGAACTATTGCATTAATTTATAAACTCGACCTATGCTACTTGGTACAACAAAGTTGAGGTTTTCaaatttataatgaaaaatgggtccggttttttttattttttgtttttcaatcaaaatgttGTTAGCAATACAACTCAATGAAGTATCAAAAATATCTTCATTCCTGACTGAAcacaaattgaaattattacCGACggcaaaaaagataaaatataactGATTTATGgacaaaattaaagttaaaaataaaaaacaatttaaaccaAATCGAAAACGGACACACAATTATATCACCCAATTGGaaatttcagttaaaaaaaaaaaagaaataattatctattttaaattaaacaaaacaaaaaatatataacaaactCTCTTCACAGACCACCAAAACCACACAATCCACCCAAGAGCCCCAAACAAATCGCCATTTAAAACCaccataaatatataaaaactctTCCATCGAATCCAACACAGCTCATCGcacaatatttaataatttcttaattatacgttttttatatttttttataatacgaTTCGCATGATAGAATTCAGATAAATTACCCTGCACGTATTTTGCGTGtaaatactttaaaaacttttcgttttgaaattttttcaaattatcaggTACAATCTCTTCGTGGTGTATTGATGGTGTGGTCACAACTTTCGAAGATTCTAATAACAATTCACTACAACAACTATTACTACTTGTACTATCATCAAATGTGACAATAGCATTAgtcgatgttgttgttgttgttgtggttgttgatagaaaagttttaacattatctttttttgtatcttgttgTGGTACAATTCCATCAAACATTTCGTGTAATTGTTGATTGTTGTCATTTTCgtcattttgattgtttttgttactatttttgttgttgttggggctactaattgaaatttgttgttgcgttaaacaattttgttcaatcAACGACGAAGAGGAACTATGACTATGACGATCATGACCACGACCATCATCATACAATAATTTTGTTGCTTTTGCTGCTGTTGGGCACGATATAGACCCATCAGCTGCTGCTGTTACTTCTAATGGCGATAGCGGTGGTGAAGGTGGTGGCGGTGATGATGGCAATGGTGGAGGAGTTAAAAGCGATGGTGGTGGTGGAGATGATGGTAATGGTGGTTGTATGAGAGGATTAAtagaacttaaattaaaattattgttatgCTCGACTGAATTGTCAAGCGGCAAATTACTCACCTCAGTTGTTGGTGAATGTGAACGTGAACGAGAACAACAACGTCGACGTTTTAAATGCTGCTGTTCAATATCATTTGAAATTGGAGTGAATTGTATATCTTGATTATTATTTTCACTACTACTACCACTAttgttattattgttataattattattgttatcaTTTAATATTTCTACCAGATCTTCTGCTTCTTCTTCTCGATCATCATCATTGACATTGATgattttgttgctgttgttaCTACTGCTGCTGTTTTCCtgttcttgttgttgttcttcttcctgttgttgttgtaattgtaCTGATTCAtctacaaaattttctaatatatTTTCATTGATATCACATTGAACAACAAATAAATTATCACTATCTAATATTTCATCTAAATTAATAACTAATACATCGCGATCGAAGGAACTATTTAAGGCATTCTTACAAAGGTCACTTAGCTTTGGTATGACAGAGGTGGAGGAGGAATTTGAGGTGGTGCAATTAGAATCAGAGGTAGATGATAATAATGGTACATTAACCTCATTATCAACGACGGTGGTTATTATATTAGAATTATTATTTGTATTCTTgttattgttaaataaattaacaatatCACTGCGAGGTCCAAGGACACGTTTACGAAATTTTTCCGAATTTATTAACGATACGCAAAGACACTTGAGAGATTGTGGATTATATTGCTGTAAAATGTTGTTACTACCGCTGGTGTTATTAAAGGTGGgttgttttggttgttttttaacACGACGACGAATAAATTTTCgtcgaacaatttttaattttctatgatGCCGTCGTACAGTAAAACGTTGTTTTGTGGTACGAAAACgttttgaattttgacattttcttcGCATTGACGAaaccgacaacgacgacgacgatattGACTTCTTTTCTCTTTGGATTGATTGATTACGTTGTTTCTTTGGGTATTTCTCTGCTTCTTCCTCAATATTTTCTTCTCCATCGTTCTCTTTAACATTTGGCATTTCTTCTTTAATAAGAACATCATCCTTCTCCAACTTTGTCGTCATGGTTGAAGGAATATTAGCTACATGACAATCATCATTTAGACTAACAATATCTTTGTTAGATTTTTCAATATCAATTATAATATCGGGCAAGTTTATGTACTGATCTGATTCAACAGTACTGTCTACTGTTATGCCAACATGAATTTTTGGTCTAGATGTGGATGAGAAGGATCCTTTGAATTGAAGATGATTTTCCATTACCGGAGGTGGAGCGCCGCCATTATTATCTTGAGCAAAGTGATCTGAATTTAAATGCATTTGCTCCATGAAGGGCACTTCGGTGGCGGCATTCATTTCATCTTCATCCTCATTCCAGGAGGTTAGGAAATCCCTTAAGCTTTGACTTTTAATTTTAGTATCAACTTGCTGTTGATAGGATTCTTGGTGGGCAGCAGCTTCGGCGGCATTTGAATATCCTGAATAGGGATGATAGTAATGATGATTGTATGAGGAAGTTGACGAAGATCCAGATGATAATGAAGATGGTGACTCggtttggtgttgttgttgctgttgttgatgatgatggtgatgatgttGCTGTTGTAAGTACCTTGGACTATTATAGTCAACTGTTGATGAATGTGACAAACTATATTCTCCtgtttgttgctgttgttgctgatgatgatgatgatgaaatgcTGCTACCGGGTTATTATTTATCGCCTGTTGATATGAATTCCCGCTGAGATCAGTGTAAACTTTTCCTGAAGCAGTTACTCCTGCTACCACACCTCCCGCTGTCGTAGATGATGGGTTACTTTGAGGAGAATTTCCATAGAGATCATTGTTATAATCGACAGCATTTTGATGTATAGGATACTTGACATATTGCTGCGGATAAAATGTGGTTGTTGAACTTTGCGAAGGATGGTGTGGTGGTGGCGGTGGACAACAACTTTGATTTGAAGCCATTGCCCCAGCAGCAGCGGCAGCAGCAGGATATCCTGTAGTTTGATATTGCATTGGCATTGAATGTGACGACGGCCACATTGTATTGTGTTGTTTTGCTGCTGCTGCCGCCGCTACTGCTGCTGTGCTAGTGCCATTAACATACGCTGAATAAGTACCACCACTTCGACAACTACTACTATTTGGATATTCATTTCCACTGCTGTTGCTGCTACTATTCCACATCCATCGGCTGCTGTCCTCGCAGACACTTTGGCTTTGATATGTAtgctgatgttgatgttgatgtccTGCTGTGACAACTGGCGGGTAACTGCTTTGTGGGGGGTGGTGGTGAAAGGCGTTGTAGTTAGTAGGATATTGAGGCGCACGAGCAGTCATCATTTTGCTACTACTGCTACCATATGGCATGGAGCTACTGCTGCTTCCAGCATCTGGTATTGTTTTCATCATTGTAACGCCCTTTTGggctgacgacgacgacgacgaagaaggATGATGATAATGGGGATGATAATAAGGATGGTGATATGAAGCATATCCATATTCTGGTGgtggtattttttgttgttgtgaatGCTGATGATGTTGCtgttgctgatgttgttgttgttgggcaGCAACTAGTTTATTATATTTGTACTGTTGTTGAAGTTGACTTTGGTGGTGATGGTGTTGATGGTGgtggtattgttgttgttgctgttgtgtaTAATGAtgatgctgttgttgttgttgttgttcatagGCTAATGCAGCAGCATAATAATTTGCACTTTCAGGTGCGTTACTTTGACTATAACTGCCACTGTAACAGCTGTTTTGACTATACGCATGCTGTTGATGTTGAACTTTTGCACTATTCGAAGGAATTACTACATTTCCCGCCATAACCTTTGTCGTCGTCTTTCCCATGCCTGTTCTCTCTTTGAATTCAGCTTCAGCATCATATGGATATGCACTAGATACTTTACCACTACTGCCATATGGATCGTAGGTATTGTAGGGTGGTGGGACGACAGCCCCCCGTTGACAACTAGCAGCAAGTGAATCTTTATAAAAGGCAGTATTATATCTTCCACTTGGAATTGCTGATGCTGTTGGTACTGTAGTTCCACTACCAACAACACCTCCTGTTGCTGCACTTGGCACAATTCCaataccaacaccaacacctACACCACCTCCACCACCAGCATTTGCATAGTTTGGATCCATTATCGTTTAGAGCCGTTCATCGGATTTCAAATACAACAATCTTCAATCTAGGAAATCTAGAACCAAAAAAAAcagatacaaaacaaaaaaaaaaacataatcaaaAATTAGACCCAAATAACATTCTGATATGAGACTGATACTAAATTATTACTACGAAAAACACGTAAGGGTGATTATGGAGGGGTAGTAGTTAGGTTTATGAATGTGATGATGATCAAGaattgaattaaaacaaaaaaaaaaaatagtagaagcagaagatacaaaaaaaaaaaaaacggttttgttctaattttagaggatttgttttggttttgtgaGAGAGCGCACCCGAGTTATCTATCTATAAATGcgattattttattattattattgctaGCGCCTTTGCCCTCGGGTGACCATAGCAACTTGTGTGTGCATGACACacaaatagaagaaaaaaaaaataaatgatttctattttttttttttgtgcttctACTCTAGCAAGCTCTAGTAAGTGTATGGTGCAGTGGTGGCTCCCCACTTTGGGTAAACACGAAACATATTTcacatgagaaaaaaaattgaaaaaaaaacagcttgaGCTTGAGGAATGGAATTTtgttggtagttttttttttttgtattttgtttttttgcatgaaatgaaaaactgattttttgaaaaagtaatttgaatatttttttgataacttaCCGATTGTAATTTGAAGTCGTTTTTTTGAATATGAGAGGGGGGTAAATTTTAAGAagtttttaattctattttttttaggggGAGAAGAACGAAAAATTCTAGACGTGTCAGCAAAAACACACGAAAAGGTGTACGACGATTTGATGAGTACTGTGACGAGTGGTGGATATGCTAGTTGGCTCTGTGACTACTTAGGTTGTTTCTctctgctgctgttgctgcttcTATATCATGGTTGGTTGTGTGGTGTACTGGTGTTTGGTTGTTGTCGTCGTAGTATTcgttgtcgtcgttgtcgttcgTAGCTTTTTAGTTGTTGTCGCTCTGTTTGTCGTTTTGGGTTTTGGATATATTCGTACAAGTGCGAGTGGTGCAAATGCAAAGGTGCTGTTTTGCTGTGTGCTAGTTATGTTATATTTTGacatgtttttcttttctttttgagtttattttttttttgtatttttgcctGCTGTTTTGTTGAAAGGGTGAGTTTTTTGTTGTGACAGCAGCTGATGGGTGGTAAAAGTGATGCCAGCTTTTGAAGCTTTTGGATATAAAAGTTAGTTAAGATACAAGATTATAACAGTAAAAGTATAAATTTGAAAGATACTTACTTGACCAGTTGAGTTTGATAGAAATATACACAAGAGAACCGAATTGCACTAAATACACTGGTTAATAGGGTTTTTGCCAAAAGAACTTaaacatacttttctgaaggtttttggggggttgaacttaaatctgaagtcagaaaagtttgattggccttcgtttttgaaataataccgttataaaatgtcaAGAAACGTCAACTTCGTTTTCGAGGTTCTACTTTTATGTGAGGTAATTCATTACAATCAATTTGTAACAATACATTACCTTTATCTGGTTACTTAGTTTTATTGtttcaaaatctgtttaaaacTACGACATTTCTTtgattgcccgagatatctaaaattaaagtaagtcaaaaaattaaacttttccaatcaaatttttctggttTCGGATACGAGTTCAGGTATAAACCGTCAGAAGAGtatatgtattttgtttcttgttgcaaaaaagaagttcaattttgttgaccagtggtATTAATATCCACTCATAATTTTTGGAAAGTTgccttaaccctttcgaacccaagctatgaaaatcaatattaaaaaatgtttcttcactattatcgtgtcaaacacatcacaactaagaaatatgaatagcaaaaagttatgttccaaaataaaaaatagcaaaactaatgtgttaagccaaaacacaaaacactttctggattaacatttttaataaatataatataattataaggacaaatttatttgattcgtcttaagatatgtaaaggatatttttttttatttctttcatgaATAAGGAGACATGAATATGGGGGATTGTTTCCcaccatttgtttttatttaattcattagaatacaataatacagttattttttccgggtctggagcgaaataattataaggacacatctgatttttgcactaaaagtgaggtttagcgagatcaaatgt
Proteins encoded in this region:
- the LOC129917765 gene encoding putative uncharacterized protein DDB_G0277255; protein product: MDPNYANAGGGGGVGVGVGIGIVPSAATGGVVGSGTTVPTASAIPSGRYNTAFYKDSLAASCQRGAVVPPPYNTYDPYGSSGKVSSAYPYDAEAEFKERTGMGKTTTKVMAGNVVIPSNSAKVQHQQHAYSQNSCYSGSYSQSNAPESANYYAAALAYEQQQQQQHHHYTQQQQQQYHHHQHHHHQSQLQQQYKYNKLVAAQQQQHQQQQHHQHSQQQKIPPPEYGYASYHHPYYHPHYHHPSSSSSSSAQKGVTMMKTIPDAGSSSSSMPYGSSSSKMMTARAPQYPTNYNAFHHHPPQSSYPPVVTAGHQHQHQHTYQSQSVCEDSSRWMWNSSSNSSGNEYPNSSSCRSGGTYSAYVNGTSTAAVAAAAAAKQHNTMWPSSHSMPMQYQTTGYPAAAAAAGAMASNQSCCPPPPPHHPSQSSTTTFYPQQYVKYPIHQNAVDYNNDLYGNSPQSNPSSTTAGGVVAGVTASGKVYTDLSGNSYQQAINNNPVAAFHHHHHQQQQQQTGEYSLSHSSTVDYNSPRYLQQQHHHHHHQQQQQQHQTESPSSLSSGSSSTSSYNHHYYHPYSGYSNAAEAAAHQESYQQQVDTKIKSQSLRDFLTSWNEDEDEMNAATEVPFMEQMHLNSDHFAQDNNGGAPPPVMENHLQFKGSFSSTSRPKIHVGITVDSTVESDQYINLPDIIIDIEKSNKDIVSLNDDCHVANIPSTMTTKLEKDDVLIKEEMPNVKENDGEENIEEEAEKYPKKQRNQSIQREKKSISSSSLSVSSMRRKCQNSKRFRTTKQRFTVRRHHRKLKIVRRKFIRRRVKKQPKQPTFNNTSGSNNILQQYNPQSLKCLCVSLINSEKFRKRVLGPRSDIVNLFNNNKNTNNNSNIITTVVDNEVNVPLLSSTSDSNCTTSNSSSTSVIPKLSDLCKNALNSSFDRDVLVINLDEILDSDNLFVVQCDINENILENFVDESVQLQQQQEEEQQQEQENSSSSNNSNKIINVNDDDREEEAEDLVEILNDNNNNYNNNNNSGSSSENNNQDIQFTPISNDIEQQHLKRRRCCSRSRSHSPTTEVSNLPLDNSVEHNNNFNLSSINPLIQPPLPSSPPPPSLLTPPPLPSSPPPPSPPLSPLEVTAAADGSISCPTAAKATKLLYDDGRGHDRHSHSSSSSLIEQNFLACNGYIEL